The genomic segment GGCAAGTAGTAGGATTATAATAAGGATATTTAAAAACTGAGATAATAAAAGTTTAAGGACTGGAATTCTTCTCTCTTCTTCAATTTCATTGTATCCGAATAGGCTTAATCTTTGTATTGCCTCATCTTGAGAGAGTCCATTAGGAGAACTTTTCAACAATTCGATTATCTCTTTTTGACTGTAAAGATAAGGAAATTTGAAATCGATGATGTTCATGGTTTTAACTCACCGGTAAAGTTAAATGATACCTGTACTTTCATTATTGTCAACGTTTGAAAGTATTAGAAATGTATAGGATAAGGATTAGAACTAGTAGTAATAAGCTTATCTAAAGTATGAAGAGTAAATTTTAAAGAAATCACAATAAACTGATGTAAATTAATTTATCAGTTTCAAGCATATTAATTGATTAGTGATATTGAGAAAGATTAAGTTTAAATAAAAGTTAGTGAGAGTGGCGATATTTAGGTGTTGAAATAAATGTTTAACCTGTCTAAAACCAAGAGTACAAAAACGGAGGGGGCGGGATTCGAACCCGCGGT from the Candidatus Hydrothermales bacterium genome contains:
- a CDS encoding cation-transporting P-type ATPase, which encodes MNIIDFKFPYLYSQKEIIELLKSSPNGLSQDEAIQRLSLFGYNEIEEERRIPVLKLLLSQFLNILIIILLLA